ACTAACTACCTCCTAGGCATAAGTAATTTGAAAATACTTAACTCATTCAATAGGCAAAGTATCAATAAATCAAGCTATTTTTATTAAAGTAAAAATAGTTCCGTTATGCAGAATATTAACGATAAAAATTTTTGCTTAGATTTTACCATACAATTTTTTCTCTATCAATTTTAAATAAATTTTAACGTTAAAGTCATTCCCCTCTTAAAAACTAGATATTTTAACTAAATAATCTATCCCTTTAATATCTCCATCCGGCTCTATAACTGCTACTGACACTAATGACTAAAGATACAATATAAAGTAGAAGTCTGGATATCCAAGTAATAATCAGCATTAAAAAGCATTAAAAAAATCCTTTCAATTGATGATTTTTTTAAAATAATCGTTATTAATCAGCTTTACAGTTGCTGGATTATTTTGTAGGCTATCCATAATAGCACCAGAAAAAATGCTACAAGAACAAACAACCCGTATTCTCCATAAAATAATAAGAGGTGATTGTATGACGGACAAAGTAACTGCTTTTAAACAGGCTTTAGGTAATTATCCAACAGGTGTCACAGTTGTCACAGCTTACAGCGATGTTAATGAACCGATTGGCTTAACGGTCAATTCCTTTGCATCTGTTTCCATAGATCCGCTCCTTATCCTATGGTCATTGGACAAAAAATCGCAGCTGCATCCACTTTTTAGTAATACGGACAAATTTGCGGTAAATATTTTAGCGAACGATCAAACACAATTATGTACAGTATTTTCAAGCAAAATCCCTGACCGATTTGCGCAAGTCAAATGGTCTAATTCTTTACATGGTTTGCCAATATTACATGATACTTTAGCTACGCTGCAATGCGAAACGTATAAAAAAATCGATGCAGGGGACCATACGATTTTCATTGGTCATATTTTAGAAATTGATAATGCGCAGAAGGAGCCATTGCTTTATCATCGT
The genomic region above belongs to Lysinibacillus sp. FSL W8-0992 and contains:
- a CDS encoding flavin reductase family protein; translated protein: MTDKVTAFKQALGNYPTGVTVVTAYSDVNEPIGLTVNSFASVSIDPLLILWSLDKKSQLHPLFSNTDKFAVNILANDQTQLCTVFSSKIPDRFAQVKWSNSLHGLPILHDTLATLQCETYKKIDAGDHTIFIGHILEIDNAQKEPLLYHRRHIGQIPTSFYE